Proteins co-encoded in one Arthrobacter globiformis genomic window:
- a CDS encoding zinc-dependent metalloprotease produces MESTASQSSAPAQALINWDLAASAAARLAPPGPSLTPTEIGDAVSQLRELADASVPHVHHITGLEAARDLRDSSVLVVDRASWAKANTQSFAVMLKPAIEKMLENRRGTISPGAATVSGAITGSQLGAVLAFLSSKVLGQYDPFAALAEGSQAPSGGRLLLVAPNIISVERELNVTPTDFRLWVCLHEQTHRVQFAAAPWLRHHMLNEIDNLSGHLLGNVDSLMERASAAARSLKDRAASGSTPGRGAILDLLQDPEEKASLSRLTAVMSLLEGHANVVMDAVDASIVPSVKTIRQRFNARGKDRGVIEKFIRSLLGLDAKMKQYSDGAKFVRAVVDVAGMDGFNRVWEAPANLPTEEEIHDARIWLDRMGF; encoded by the coding sequence ATGGAGTCCACTGCAAGCCAGTCATCCGCCCCTGCCCAGGCCCTCATTAACTGGGACCTTGCCGCGTCCGCAGCAGCACGGCTGGCTCCGCCCGGTCCGTCGCTGACTCCCACCGAGATCGGGGACGCCGTCTCCCAGCTGCGGGAACTGGCAGATGCCTCCGTTCCGCACGTCCACCACATCACCGGGCTGGAAGCTGCACGGGACCTCCGTGACTCATCCGTCCTCGTTGTGGACCGCGCCTCCTGGGCGAAGGCCAACACGCAAAGCTTCGCGGTGATGCTGAAGCCCGCCATCGAAAAGATGCTGGAGAACCGCCGCGGCACCATCAGCCCCGGAGCCGCCACGGTCAGCGGCGCCATCACCGGCAGTCAGCTCGGCGCCGTGCTCGCATTCCTCTCCAGCAAGGTCCTGGGCCAGTATGATCCCTTTGCCGCGCTCGCCGAGGGATCGCAGGCGCCGTCGGGCGGCCGCCTGCTGCTCGTCGCGCCCAACATCATCTCTGTCGAGCGCGAGCTGAATGTGACCCCCACGGATTTCCGGCTCTGGGTGTGCCTGCACGAGCAGACGCACCGGGTGCAGTTCGCTGCGGCACCGTGGCTCCGGCACCACATGCTGAACGAGATCGACAACCTCAGCGGGCACCTGCTGGGCAACGTGGACTCCCTGATGGAACGCGCCTCGGCGGCCGCCCGCTCGCTCAAGGACCGTGCCGCCTCCGGTTCCACTCCGGGCCGCGGCGCCATCCTCGATCTCCTGCAGGATCCCGAGGAGAAGGCCTCACTGTCCCGCCTCACGGCGGTCATGAGCCTGCTTGAAGGCCACGCCAACGTGGTGATGGATGCCGTGGACGCCAGCATCGTCCCCTCCGTGAAGACCATCCGGCAGCGGTTCAACGCCCGTGGCAAGGACAGGGGTGTCATCGAGAAGTTCATCCGCAGCCTGCTGGGCCTGGACGCCAAGATGAAGCAGTACAGCGACGGCGCCAAGTTTGTCCGAGCCGTGGTGGACGTGGCCGGGATGGACGGCTTCAACCGCGTCTGGGAGGCTCCGGCGAACCTGCCCACCGAGGAGGAAATCCACGACGCCAGGATCTGGCTCGACAGGATGGGTTTCTAG
- the dacB gene encoding D-alanyl-D-alanine carboxypeptidase/D-alanyl-D-alanine endopeptidase, whose translation MSGTRGTASSRGRLSTVVRSWPTLLITVLLLALALPAGMLIAPALTGPARSTAGPAQTPAWQLVPERLSVPQGIDPLSNAAPVPVPADVAARLDPVLKTDGGGSFTAVVQDALTGKVLYDREGAANRIPASNMKLLTAVAALRGIGPEERFSTKVVAGPVAETPGATPAAATRSVVLVGGGDVLLGAGDSAESKVLGHAGLATLAKQTVESLRKSGFKGQVQVLVDDSLFTGPALNPAWSPDDVAAGETAPLFPLALNSARFDPADTTAPRPQDSAIASGEAFAAGLKAAGAAAGLTVAPAVVRLDGKPTADAKVLAEVQSATVSQQVDLMLQTSDNYLAETLGRMTAVAGGQPGTNESARAAVLGQLSGLGIPTDGMFAADVSGLALANQVSARQFSEVVRAITNGKDPRLRAALAGFPVAGLTGTLGDRYIDESTAEGAGLVRAKTGTLNTVIALSGYVVDADGRLLVFSFIGNGLTPGAQGNKPALDTAATALAGCGCS comes from the coding sequence ATGAGCGGCACCAGGGGCACGGCCAGCAGCCGCGGCAGGCTTTCCACAGTGGTCCGCAGCTGGCCCACCCTCCTGATCACGGTGCTCCTCCTGGCACTGGCCCTTCCCGCCGGGATGCTCATTGCCCCCGCGCTCACCGGCCCGGCCCGGTCCACGGCCGGCCCCGCCCAGACCCCGGCCTGGCAGCTGGTCCCGGAACGCCTGTCCGTCCCGCAGGGCATCGATCCGCTCAGCAACGCCGCACCGGTGCCGGTTCCCGCCGATGTTGCGGCCCGGCTGGACCCCGTGCTCAAGACCGACGGCGGCGGCTCCTTCACGGCCGTTGTTCAGGATGCTCTCACCGGCAAGGTCCTTTATGACCGGGAAGGTGCCGCCAACAGAATCCCGGCATCCAACATGAAGCTCCTCACCGCCGTGGCCGCGCTGCGGGGGATCGGCCCCGAGGAACGGTTCAGCACCAAGGTGGTCGCTGGCCCAGTTGCCGAAACGCCGGGAGCAACTCCGGCGGCCGCCACGAGGTCCGTCGTGCTGGTGGGTGGCGGCGACGTCCTGCTCGGCGCCGGCGATTCCGCCGAGTCCAAGGTCCTTGGCCATGCCGGGCTCGCCACGCTGGCCAAACAGACTGTGGAGTCACTGCGGAAAAGCGGCTTCAAGGGGCAGGTCCAGGTGCTAGTGGATGATTCCCTTTTCACCGGTCCGGCGCTGAACCCGGCCTGGAGCCCGGATGACGTCGCCGCCGGCGAGACCGCCCCGCTGTTTCCGCTGGCCCTGAACTCGGCACGGTTTGATCCCGCAGACACCACGGCTCCCCGGCCCCAGGACTCCGCCATCGCCTCGGGGGAGGCGTTCGCTGCCGGCCTCAAAGCGGCAGGTGCCGCCGCTGGCCTCACGGTGGCACCCGCCGTCGTACGTCTTGACGGAAAGCCGACGGCGGACGCCAAAGTCCTCGCCGAGGTGCAGTCCGCGACGGTCAGCCAGCAGGTGGACCTCATGCTCCAGACCTCGGACAACTACCTCGCCGAAACCCTTGGCCGCATGACAGCTGTGGCGGGCGGCCAGCCGGGGACGAACGAGTCGGCCAGGGCCGCCGTTCTTGGGCAGCTCTCCGGGCTGGGTATCCCCACGGATGGGATGTTCGCCGCGGATGTATCCGGGCTGGCCCTGGCCAACCAGGTTTCCGCCCGCCAGTTCTCGGAGGTGGTTCGCGCCATCACCAACGGCAAGGACCCCCGGCTCAGGGCTGCGCTGGCGGGGTTCCCCGTGGCGGGGCTGACGGGCACGCTCGGCGACAGATACATCGATGAATCCACGGCCGAGGGCGCAGGCCTGGTGCGGGCCAAAACGGGAACCCTGAACACGGTCATTGCGCTGAGCGGGTACGTGGTGGACGCCGACGGCAGGCTCCTGGTGTTCTCCTTCATCGGCAACGGCCTGACGCCGGGAGCCCAGGGCAACAAGCCGGCACTGGACACAGCGGCCACGGCCCTGGCCGGCTGCGGCTGCAGCTAG